A single Pygocentrus nattereri isolate fPygNat1 chromosome 28, fPygNat1.pri, whole genome shotgun sequence DNA region contains:
- the znf366 gene encoding zinc finger protein 366 — MDPNDYKPKRTDDSRTVDLSHLPYPIVQPIPSRPHLHKYIPEMIDLNRLQFHRVLGRYDTVHVKQETIKPMPVWPPSPLLLHPPPPPPPYFPPLHPSLVPFPFAMPGPVMHLSPNHFYQSEALRYRRRSQEGSKASSAEKLGLNVHVDDSYYVDVGGDQKRWKCRMCEKSYTSKYNLVTHILGHSGIKPHGCGLCGKLFKQLSHLHTHMLTHQGARPHKCQVCHKAFTQTSHLKRHMMQHSDVKPYSCGICGRGFAYPSELRAHELKHERGQENVCVECGLDFPTLAQLKRHLTAHRGPVQYDCSECGKTFQYPSQLQNHMMKHKDIRPYICSECGMEFVQSHHLKQHTLTHKGVKEHKCRICGREFTLLANMKRHVLIHTNIRAYQCHLCYKSFVQKQTLKAHMIVHSDIKPYKCKLCGKEFNRMHNLMGHMHLHSDSKPFKCLYCPSKFTLKGNLTRHMKVKHGIMDRGLDARVFRRRGRLCLSAPLRLLSRFSQDEPFDLSQKTRPQLRLSQSDGESVRGGSSSREEDEDSLYRMSQYSPDRYQPELGGALEAREADDEDEEEEEDMTVHVDEEDNSNEKQFYVRKEEFQCIRYSHSQQGSLSDGELYTARSYRHRELSCE, encoded by the exons ATGGACCCCAACGACTACAAACCCAAGAGGACAGATGATTCCAGAACTGTTGACCTCTCCCATCTTCCCTATCCAATTGTTCAACCCATCCCATCCCGCCCTCACCTGCACAAGTACATCCCAGAGATGATCGATCTAAACAGGCTTCAGTTCCATCGCGTCCTGGGCAGATATGATACTGTGCACGTCAAGCAGGAGACGATCAAGCCCATGCCAGTATGGCCACCCTCCCCACTTTTACTGCACCCTCCGCCTCCTCCCCCTCCATACTTCCCACCTCTCCATCCGAGCTTGGTACCTTTCCCTTTCGCCATGCCCGGCCCAGTCATGCATCTTTCTCCCAATCACTTCTACCAGAGTGAGGCACTGAGATATCGCAGAAGGAGCCAAGAGGGCTCCAAAGCTTCTTCTGCTGAGAAGTTGGGCCTGAACGTCCACGTGGACGACAGCTACTATGTGGATGTGGGGGGTGACCAGAAGCGCTGGAAGTGCCGGATGTGCGAGAAGTCCTATACCTCCAAGTATAATCTGGTGACACACATCCTGGGCCACAGTGGCATCAAGCCGCATGGCTGTGGCCTCTGTGGCAAGCTCTTCAAGCAGCTGAgccacctgcacacacacatgctgactCACCAGGGAGCCCGGCCCCACAAATGCCAGGTGTGCCACAAGGCCTTCACCCAGACCAGCCACCTAAAGCGGCACATGATGCAGCACAGCGACGTCAAGCCCTACAGCTGTGGCATCTGTGGCCGGGGCTTTGCCTATCCCAGCGAGCTGCGGGCCCATGAGCTCAAGCACGAGAGGGGCCAGGAGAACGTTTGCGTGGAGTGCGGTTTGGACTTCCCTACGCTGGCCCAGCTGAAACGGCATCTAACAGCACACCGGGGCCCAGTCCAGTATGACTGTAGTGAGTGTGGGAAGACCTTCCAGTACCCCAGCCAGCTGCAGAACCACATGATGAAGCATAAGGACATCCGGCCATACATCTGCAGTGAATGTGGCATGGAGTTTGTCCAGTCGCACCATCTCAAGCAGCACACCCTCACCCACAAG GGAGTGAAGGAGCACAAGTGTCGCATCTGTGGACGTGAGTTCACCCTTCTGGCCAACATGAAACGCCACGTTCTGATCCACACCAACATCCGAGCCTACCAGTGCCACCTGTGCTACAAAAGCTTTGTGCAGAAGCAGACGCTCAAGGCTCACATGATCGTCCACTCTGACATCAAGCCATACAAATGCAAG CTGTGTGGAAAGGAGTTCAACAGAATGCATAATCTGATGGGCCACATGCACTTGCACTCTGACAGCAAACCATTCAAGTGCCTGTACTGCCCGAGCAAGTTCACTCTGAAAGGGAATCTGACCCGACACATGAAGGTCAAACACGGCATCATGGATCGAGGCCTAGACGCCCGAG TATTCAGGCGGCGGGGGCGCTTGTGCCTGTCAGCACCCTTGCGACTCCTGTCCCGCTTCAGCCAGGACGAGCCCTTCGACCTGTCCCAGAAGACCCGGCCTCAGCTGCGCCTCTCTCAGTCTGACGGTGAGAGCGTGAGGGGGGGCAGCTCCAGCCGGGAGGAGGACGAGGATAGTCTGTACAGGATGAGCCAGTACAGCCCTGACCGTTACCAGCCTGAGCTGGGGGGAGCCCTGGAGGCCAGAGAGGCAGACGacgaagatgaggaggaggaggaggacatgaCGGTCCATGTCGATGAAGAGGATAACAGTAACGAGAAGCAGTTCTATGTGCGCAAGGAGGAGTTCCAGTGCATACGTTACAGCCACAGTCAGCAAGGCTCACTTTCAGATGGAGAGCTTTACACTGCCAGATCGTACCGGCACAGAGAATTAAGCTGTGAATGA